In Ovis canadensis isolate MfBH-ARS-UI-01 breed Bighorn chromosome 11, ARS-UI_OviCan_v2, whole genome shotgun sequence, one genomic interval encodes:
- the TNFSF13 gene encoding tumor necrosis factor ligand superfamily member 13 isoform X4 — protein sequence MGGPVREPALSVALWLSWGAALGAVACAMVLLTQQTELQTLRREVTRLQRNGGPSEKREGNPWLNLQEQILEESQYPDSGCWGKSPDGTEGRENGERSRRRRAVLTRKQKKKRSVLHLVPINITSKEDSDVTEVMWQPALQRGRGLEAQGYVVRVWDAGVYLLYSQVLFHDETFTMGQMVSREGQGRQETLFRCIQSMPSNPDWAYNSCYSAGVFHLHHGDILSVIIPRARAKLSLSPHGTFLGLVKL from the exons ATGGGGGGACCCGTCCGAGAGCCAGCACTCTCAGTTGCCCTCTGGTTGAGTTGGGGGGCGGCTCTGGGGGCTGTGGCTTGTGCCATGGTTCTGCTGACCCAACAAACCGAGCTGCAGACCTTAAGGAGAGAGGTGACCCGGCTGCAGAGGAACGGAGGGCCCTCCGAGAAGCGGGAAGGGAATCCATGGCTGAATCTCCAGGAGCAG ATTCTGGAGGAGAGCCAGTACCCAGACTCAGGTTGCTGGGGAAAG AGCCCTGATGGCACAGAAGGCCGGGAGAATGGGGAGAGATCCCGGAGAAGGAGAGCAGTGCTCACCCGTAAACAGAAGA AGAAGCGCTCAGTTCTGCATCTTGTTCCCATTAACATCACCTCCAAGG AGGACTCTGATGTGACAGAGGTGATGTGGCAACCAGCTCTCCAGCGTGGGCGAGGCTTGGAGGCCCAAGGATATGTTGTTCGAGTCTGGGATGCTGGAGTTTATCTGCTGTACAGCCAG GTACTGTTTCATGATGAGACTTTCACCATGGGTCAGATGGTATCTCGGGAGGGACAAGGAAGGCAAGAGACTCTATTCCGATGCATACAAAGCATGCCCTCCAACCCTGACTGGGCCTACAACAGCTGCTACAGTGCAG GTGTCTTCCATTTACACCACGGGGATATCTTGAGTGTTATAATCCCTCGGGCAAGGGCCAAACTTAGCCTCTCTCCACATGGAACCTTCCTGGGGCTTGTGAAACTGTGA
- the EIF4A1 gene encoding eukaryotic initiation factor 4A-I isoform X2 — MEPEGVIESNWNEIVDSFDDMNLSESLLRGIYAYGFEKPSAIQQRAILPCIKGYDVIAQAQSGTGKTATFAISILQQIELDLKATQALVLAPTRELAQQIQKVVMALGDYMGASCHACIGGTNVRAEVQKLQMEAPHIIVGTPGRVFDMLNRRYLSPKYIKMFVLDEADEMLSRGFKDQIYDIFQKLNSNTQVVLLSATMPSDVLEVTKKFMRDPIRILVKKEELTLEGIRQFYINVEREEWKLDTLCDLYETLTITQAVIFINTRRKVDWLTEKMHARDFTVSAMHGDMDQKERDVIMREFRSGSSRVLITTDLLARGIDVQQVSLVINYDLPTNRENYIHRIGRGGRFGRKGVAINMVTEEDKRTLRDIETFYNTSIEEMPLNVADLI; from the exons ATGGAACCCGAAGGCGTCATCGAG AGTAACTGGAATGAGATTGTCGACAGCTTTGATGACATGAACCTCTCAGAGTCACTCCTCCGTGGCATATATGCCTATGGTTTTGAGAAGCCCTCTGCCATCCAGCAGCGAGCCATTCTTCCTTGTATCAAGG GTTATGATGTGATTGCTCAAGCCCAATCTGGGACTGGGAAAACGGCCACTTTTGCCATATCAATTCTGCAACAGATTGAATTAGATCTAAAGGCCACCCAGGCCTTGGTCCTGGCACCCACTAGAGAGTTGGCCCAGCAG ATACAGAAGGTAGTTATGGCCTTAGGAGATTACATGGGTGCCTCGTGCCATGCCTGCATTGGGGGTACCAATGTACGTGCTGAGGTGCAGAAGCTGCAGATGGAAGCCCCCCATATCATCGTGGGTACCCCAGGCCGTGTGTTCGACATGCTTAACCGGAGATACTTGT CTCCCAAATACATCAAGATGTTTGTACTGGATGAAGCTGATGAAATGTTAAGCCGTGGATTCAAGGACCAGATCTATGACATATTCCAGAAGCTCAACAGCAACACCCAG gtGGTTTTGCTGTCAGCTACAATGCCTTCTGATGTGCTTGAGGTGACCAAGAAGTTCATGAGGGACCCAATTAGAATTCTTGTCAAGAAGGAAGAGTTGACACTGGAGGGTATCCGTCAATTCTACATCAATGTGGAACGAGAG gaGTGGAAGCTGGACACACTGTGCGACTTGTATGAAACCCTGACCATTACCCAGGCAGTCATCTTCATCAACACCCGAAGGAAGGTGGATTGGCTCACCGAGAAGATGCATGCCCGAGACTTCACCGTCTCTGCCATG CACGGAGACATGGACCAAAAAGAACGCGACGTTATCATGAGGGAGTTCCGCTCTGGCTCTAGCAGAGTATTGATTACCACTGACCTACTG GCCAGAGGCATTGATGTACAGCAAGTTTCCTTAGTCATCAACTATGACCTCCCCACTAATAGGGAAAACTATATCCACAG AATTGGTCGTGGTGGACGTTTCGGCCGTAAGGGTGTGGCTATTAACATGGTGACAGAAGAGGACAAGAGGACTCTTCGAGATATCGAGACCTTCTACAACACCTCCATTGAGGAGATGCCCCTCAATGTTGCTGACCTCATCTGA
- the TNFSF13 gene encoding tumor necrosis factor ligand superfamily member 13 isoform X3 produces MGGPVREPALSVALWLSWGAALGAVACAMVLLTQQTELQTLRREVTRLQRNGGPSEKREGNPWLNLQEQSPDGTEGRENGERSRRRRAVLTRKQKKKRSVLHLVPINITSKEDSDVTEVMWQPALQRGRGLEAQGYVVRVWDAGVYLLYSQVLFHDETFTMGQMVSREGQGRQETLFRCIQSMPSNPDWAYNSCYSAGVFHLHHGDILSVIIPRARAKLSLSPHGTFLGLVKL; encoded by the exons ATGGGGGGACCCGTCCGAGAGCCAGCACTCTCAGTTGCCCTCTGGTTGAGTTGGGGGGCGGCTCTGGGGGCTGTGGCTTGTGCCATGGTTCTGCTGACCCAACAAACCGAGCTGCAGACCTTAAGGAGAGAGGTGACCCGGCTGCAGAGGAACGGAGGGCCCTCCGAGAAGCGGGAAGGGAATCCATGGCTGAATCTCCAGGAGCAG AGCCCTGATGGCACAGAAGGCCGGGAGAATGGGGAGAGATCCCGGAGAAGGAGAGCAGTGCTCACCCGTAAACAGAAGA AGAAGCGCTCAGTTCTGCATCTTGTTCCCATTAACATCACCTCCAAGG AGGACTCTGATGTGACAGAGGTGATGTGGCAACCAGCTCTCCAGCGTGGGCGAGGCTTGGAGGCCCAAGGATATGTTGTTCGAGTCTGGGATGCTGGAGTTTATCTGCTGTACAGCCAG GTACTGTTTCATGATGAGACTTTCACCATGGGTCAGATGGTATCTCGGGAGGGACAAGGAAGGCAAGAGACTCTATTCCGATGCATACAAAGCATGCCCTCCAACCCTGACTGGGCCTACAACAGCTGCTACAGTGCAG GTGTCTTCCATTTACACCACGGGGATATCTTGAGTGTTATAATCCCTCGGGCAAGGGCCAAACTTAGCCTCTCTCCACATGGAACCTTCCTGGGGCTTGTGAAACTGTGA
- the TNFSF13 gene encoding tumor necrosis factor ligand superfamily member 13 isoform X1, with amino-acid sequence MPASSPSFLSPKGPQGDMGGPVREPALSVALWLSWGAALGAVACAMVLLTQQTELQTLRREVTRLQRNGGPSEKREGNPWLNLQEQILEESQYPDSGCWGKSPDGTEGRENGERSRRRRAVLTRKQKKKRSVLHLVPINITSKEDSDVTEVMWQPALQRGRGLEAQGYVVRVWDAGVYLLYSQVLFHDETFTMGQMVSREGQGRQETLFRCIQSMPSNPDWAYNSCYSAGVFHLHHGDILSVIIPRARAKLSLSPHGTFLGLVKL; translated from the exons ATGCCTGCCTCATCTCCTTCCTTCCTAAGCCCCAAAGGGCCCCAGGGAGACATGGGGGGACCCGTCCGAGAGCCAGCACTCTCAGTTGCCCTCTGGTTGAGTTGGGGGGCGGCTCTGGGGGCTGTGGCTTGTGCCATGGTTCTGCTGACCCAACAAACCGAGCTGCAGACCTTAAGGAGAGAGGTGACCCGGCTGCAGAGGAACGGAGGGCCCTCCGAGAAGCGGGAAGGGAATCCATGGCTGAATCTCCAGGAGCAG ATTCTGGAGGAGAGCCAGTACCCAGACTCAGGTTGCTGGGGAAAG AGCCCTGATGGCACAGAAGGCCGGGAGAATGGGGAGAGATCCCGGAGAAGGAGAGCAGTGCTCACCCGTAAACAGAAGA AGAAGCGCTCAGTTCTGCATCTTGTTCCCATTAACATCACCTCCAAGG AGGACTCTGATGTGACAGAGGTGATGTGGCAACCAGCTCTCCAGCGTGGGCGAGGCTTGGAGGCCCAAGGATATGTTGTTCGAGTCTGGGATGCTGGAGTTTATCTGCTGTACAGCCAG GTACTGTTTCATGATGAGACTTTCACCATGGGTCAGATGGTATCTCGGGAGGGACAAGGAAGGCAAGAGACTCTATTCCGATGCATACAAAGCATGCCCTCCAACCCTGACTGGGCCTACAACAGCTGCTACAGTGCAG GTGTCTTCCATTTACACCACGGGGATATCTTGAGTGTTATAATCCCTCGGGCAAGGGCCAAACTTAGCCTCTCTCCACATGGAACCTTCCTGGGGCTTGTGAAACTGTGA
- the SENP3 gene encoding sentrin-specific protease 3, translated as MKETIQGTGSWGPEPPGPGIAPAFSSPRRERLRWPPPPKPRLKSGGGFGPDPGSGTTVPTRRLPVPRPSFDASASEEEEEEEDDEDEDEEEEVAAWRLPPRWGQLGASQRPRPPRPTHRKTCSQRRRRAMRAFRMLLYSKSTSLTFHWKLWGRHRGRRRNLAHPKNHLSPREGAVTPQVPSPCCRFDSPRGPPPPRLSLLGALMAEDGVRGSPPVPSGAPMEEDGLRWTPKSPLGPDSGLLSCTLPNGFGGPLGPEGERSLAPPDASILISNVCSIGDHVAQELFQGSDVGTAEEAERPGEKAGQHSPLREEHVTCVQSILDEFLQTYGSLIPLSTDEVVEKLEDIFQQEFSAPSRKGLVLQLIQSYQRMPGNAMVRGFRVTYKRHVLTMDDLGTLYGQNWLNDQVMNMYGDLVMDTVPEKVHFFNSFFYDKLRTKGYDGVKRWTKNVDIFNKELLLIPIHLEVHWSLISVDVRRRTITYFDSQRTLNRRCPKHIAKYLQAEAVKKDRLDFHQGWKGYFKMNVARQNNDSDCGAFVLQYCKHLALSQPFSFTQQDMPKLRRQIYKELCHCKLTV; from the exons ATGAAAGAGACTATACAAGGGACTGGGTCTTGGGGGCCTGAGCCTCCTGGACCCGGCATAGCCCCAGCTTTTTCAAGTCCCAGGCGGGAGCGTCTTCGttggcccccaccccccaaaccccGACTCAAATCAGGTGGAGGGTTTGGGCCAGACCCTGGGTCAGGGACCACAGTGCCAACCAGACGCCTCCCTGTCCCTCGGCCCTCTTTTGATGCCTCAGCtagtgaagaggaggaggaagaagaggacgacgaagatgaagatgaggaggaggaagtggcagcttGGAGGCTGCCCCCCAGATGGGGTCAGCTGGGAGCTTCCCAGAGGCCTCGCCCTCCCCGCCCTACTCATCGGAAAACCTGTTCACAGCGCCGTCGCAGAGCTATGAGAGCCTTCCGGATGCTGCTCTACTCAAAAAGCACCTCGCTGACATTCCACTGGAAGCTTTGGGGGCGCCACCGGGGCCGGCGGCGGAACCTCGCACACCCCAAGAACCATCTTTCACCCCGGGAAGGGGCTGTGACACCACAGGTGCCATCCCCCTGCTGTCGTTTTGACTCCCCCCGGGGACCACCTCCACCCCGGCTGAGTCTGTTAGGTGCTCTCATGGCTGAGGATGGGGTGAGAGGGTCTCCACCAGTGCCCTCTGGGGCCCCCATGGAGGAAGATGGATTAAGGTGGACTCCAAAGTCTCCTCTGGGCCCTGACTCTG GTCTCCTCTCTTGTACTCTGCCCAATGGCTTTGGGGGACCACTTGGGCCAGAAGGAGAGCGAAGTCTGGCACCCCCTGATGCCAGCATCCTCATCAGCAATGTGTGCAGCATCGGGGACCACGTGGCCCAGGAGCTTTTTCAGGGCTCAGATGTGGGCACTGCAGAAGAGGCCGAGCGGCCTGGGGAGAAAGCTGGCCAGCACAGCCCTCTGCGGGAGGAGCATGTCACCTGTGTGCAGA GCATCTTGGATGAATTCCTTCAGACTTACGGCAGCCTCATCCCCCTCAGCACAGATGAGGTAGTGGAGAAACTAGAGGACATTTTCCAGCAGGAGTTCTCTGCACCTTCCAG GAAGGGCCTGGTGCTGCAGTTGATCCAGTCATACCAGCGGATGCCAGGCAATGCCATGGTGAGGGGCTTCCGAGTCACCTATAAGCGGCATGTGCTGACCATGGATGACCTGGGGACTTTGTATGGACAGAACTGGCTCAATGACCAG GTGATGAACATGTACGGAGACCTGGTCATGGACACAGTCCCTGAAAAG GTGCATTTCTTCAACAGTTTCTTCTATGATAAACTCCGTACCAAAGGTTATGATGGGGTGAAAAGGTGGACCAAAAAC GTGGACATCTTCAATAAAGAGCTCCTGCTAATCCCCATCCACCTGGAGGTGCATTGGTCCCTCATCTCTGTTGACGTGAGGCGGCGCACCATCACCTATTTTGACTCGCAGCGCACCCTGAACCGCCGCTGCCCTAAG CATATTGCCAAGTATCTGCAGGCAGAGGCAGTGAAGAAAGACCGGCTGGATTTCCACCAGGGCTGGAAAGGTTACTTCAAAATG AATGTGGCCAGGCAGAATAATGACAGTGACTGTGGCGCCTTTGTGTTGCAG TATTGCAAGCACCTGGCCCTGTCTCAGCCATTCAGCTTCACTCAGCAGGACATGCCCAAACTTCGTCGGCAGATCTACAAGGAGCTGTGTCACTGCAAACTCACTGTGTGA
- the EIF4A1 gene encoding eukaryotic initiation factor 4A-I isoform X1: MSASQDSRSRDNGPDGMEPEGVIESNWNEIVDSFDDMNLSESLLRGIYAYGFEKPSAIQQRAILPCIKGYDVIAQAQSGTGKTATFAISILQQIELDLKATQALVLAPTRELAQQIQKVVMALGDYMGASCHACIGGTNVRAEVQKLQMEAPHIIVGTPGRVFDMLNRRYLSPKYIKMFVLDEADEMLSRGFKDQIYDIFQKLNSNTQVVLLSATMPSDVLEVTKKFMRDPIRILVKKEELTLEGIRQFYINVEREEWKLDTLCDLYETLTITQAVIFINTRRKVDWLTEKMHARDFTVSAMHGDMDQKERDVIMREFRSGSSRVLITTDLLARGIDVQQVSLVINYDLPTNRENYIHRIGRGGRFGRKGVAINMVTEEDKRTLRDIETFYNTSIEEMPLNVADLI, from the exons ATGTCTGCGAGTCAGGATTCCCG ATCCAGAGACAATGGCCCCGATGGGATGGAACCCGAAGGCGTCATCGAG AGTAACTGGAATGAGATTGTCGACAGCTTTGATGACATGAACCTCTCAGAGTCACTCCTCCGTGGCATATATGCCTATGGTTTTGAGAAGCCCTCTGCCATCCAGCAGCGAGCCATTCTTCCTTGTATCAAGG GTTATGATGTGATTGCTCAAGCCCAATCTGGGACTGGGAAAACGGCCACTTTTGCCATATCAATTCTGCAACAGATTGAATTAGATCTAAAGGCCACCCAGGCCTTGGTCCTGGCACCCACTAGAGAGTTGGCCCAGCAG ATACAGAAGGTAGTTATGGCCTTAGGAGATTACATGGGTGCCTCGTGCCATGCCTGCATTGGGGGTACCAATGTACGTGCTGAGGTGCAGAAGCTGCAGATGGAAGCCCCCCATATCATCGTGGGTACCCCAGGCCGTGTGTTCGACATGCTTAACCGGAGATACTTGT CTCCCAAATACATCAAGATGTTTGTACTGGATGAAGCTGATGAAATGTTAAGCCGTGGATTCAAGGACCAGATCTATGACATATTCCAGAAGCTCAACAGCAACACCCAG gtGGTTTTGCTGTCAGCTACAATGCCTTCTGATGTGCTTGAGGTGACCAAGAAGTTCATGAGGGACCCAATTAGAATTCTTGTCAAGAAGGAAGAGTTGACACTGGAGGGTATCCGTCAATTCTACATCAATGTGGAACGAGAG gaGTGGAAGCTGGACACACTGTGCGACTTGTATGAAACCCTGACCATTACCCAGGCAGTCATCTTCATCAACACCCGAAGGAAGGTGGATTGGCTCACCGAGAAGATGCATGCCCGAGACTTCACCGTCTCTGCCATG CACGGAGACATGGACCAAAAAGAACGCGACGTTATCATGAGGGAGTTCCGCTCTGGCTCTAGCAGAGTATTGATTACCACTGACCTACTG GCCAGAGGCATTGATGTACAGCAAGTTTCCTTAGTCATCAACTATGACCTCCCCACTAATAGGGAAAACTATATCCACAG AATTGGTCGTGGTGGACGTTTCGGCCGTAAGGGTGTGGCTATTAACATGGTGACAGAAGAGGACAAGAGGACTCTTCGAGATATCGAGACCTTCTACAACACCTCCATTGAGGAGATGCCCCTCAATGTTGCTGACCTCATCTGA
- the TNFSF13 gene encoding tumor necrosis factor ligand superfamily member 13 isoform X2, with amino-acid sequence MPASSPSFLSPKGPQGDMGGPVREPALSVALWLSWGAALGAVACAMVLLTQQTELQTLRREVTRLQRNGGPSEKREGNPWLNLQEQSPDGTEGRENGERSRRRRAVLTRKQKKKRSVLHLVPINITSKEDSDVTEVMWQPALQRGRGLEAQGYVVRVWDAGVYLLYSQVLFHDETFTMGQMVSREGQGRQETLFRCIQSMPSNPDWAYNSCYSAGVFHLHHGDILSVIIPRARAKLSLSPHGTFLGLVKL; translated from the exons ATGCCTGCCTCATCTCCTTCCTTCCTAAGCCCCAAAGGGCCCCAGGGAGACATGGGGGGACCCGTCCGAGAGCCAGCACTCTCAGTTGCCCTCTGGTTGAGTTGGGGGGCGGCTCTGGGGGCTGTGGCTTGTGCCATGGTTCTGCTGACCCAACAAACCGAGCTGCAGACCTTAAGGAGAGAGGTGACCCGGCTGCAGAGGAACGGAGGGCCCTCCGAGAAGCGGGAAGGGAATCCATGGCTGAATCTCCAGGAGCAG AGCCCTGATGGCACAGAAGGCCGGGAGAATGGGGAGAGATCCCGGAGAAGGAGAGCAGTGCTCACCCGTAAACAGAAGA AGAAGCGCTCAGTTCTGCATCTTGTTCCCATTAACATCACCTCCAAGG AGGACTCTGATGTGACAGAGGTGATGTGGCAACCAGCTCTCCAGCGTGGGCGAGGCTTGGAGGCCCAAGGATATGTTGTTCGAGTCTGGGATGCTGGAGTTTATCTGCTGTACAGCCAG GTACTGTTTCATGATGAGACTTTCACCATGGGTCAGATGGTATCTCGGGAGGGACAAGGAAGGCAAGAGACTCTATTCCGATGCATACAAAGCATGCCCTCCAACCCTGACTGGGCCTACAACAGCTGCTACAGTGCAG GTGTCTTCCATTTACACCACGGGGATATCTTGAGTGTTATAATCCCTCGGGCAAGGGCCAAACTTAGCCTCTCTCCACATGGAACCTTCCTGGGGCTTGTGAAACTGTGA